The region GCCAGATCGCCGCCGGCGCCACCGTGCTGTCGGCATCGGCCTTGAACTGCGCGTACATCTGTTCGTCCCACTGCAAGGCATCGTTGATGACGTTCCAGTCCCAGATGCCGATGCTGGCCGCGCCGGTGGCCATCTGCACGCGCTCCTCGCTGCGCTGCAAGGCGCGGTAGCGGCTGTCGAGCAGCGCCACCATGTCGCGGATGGAGCGGTACAAGGTGCGCAGTTCGCCCAGGAACCACGCTTTCGGCGGCGTGCCGAATGCTTCTCCCTGCCCCGCCTGGACGCCGGCCGCATACTGGCCGATCGCCTTCAGGGGCTTGAGCATCAGACACCACATGAGCAGCCAGATGCTGGCCACCAGGATCACGTCGAGCGCCACGATCATGGCGCCGATGCCCAGCGCGCGCTGCCGCAGCTGCGCGTGCAGCAGGGCCGGCGTCGCATACACGGCCACGCTGCCGATGACTTGTCCGCCCATCGTCACGGGGCGCCGCTGCACCAGCCAGCCCGGTTCGGCGGACAGCGAGGAAAAACTGTCGATGGCGCCGCTCGCGGTGCGGCGCAAGACCAGCGCCTCCTTGCCGATGCCCGGCGTCAGGGAACTGGCCACCAGGTCGCGCTTGCCCAGCATGCTGCGCATGATGGCCTGCATCTGCTTTTCATCGAGATTCCACAAGGGCAGTTCGATGGCCACGGCCAGCTGGTCGGCGCTCACGGCCAGGCTGCGATGCAGCTGCTGCCAGCGCTGCTCGCGTTCGGACTGGTAAAACAGCACGGCAAACACCAGCAGCAGCGCGGTGACGACGAAGGTCAAGGCCACGCTGACGGCCAGCACGATGGACACGCCGCCCAGGCGCGCGCCTCTGGATGCCTGCATCGTCATGCGTTTTCGCCCTGCGGCTCACTGGCCAGCTGCGCCAGCAAGGCGCACAGCGGCTGATACTGATGCTGTTCCAGCATGGCGCCGACGTGCGCGGCCAGCTGCGGCAGGCTGGTCGCCACGCCGGCCAGCACGATGGCGCTGCGCCGCAAGTCGAGGGCTTGCACGGATTCGAGCAGCGCCTGACGCTCGTCCGCGCCCAGCTGGCTCAGCGACTGCCGCAGGTCAAAGGCGACGGACGGCACGCGCGGCGGCATGGCGCCGGTGCGCTGGAAGCGCACGCCCAGTTGCTGCTCCAGTATGGCGAACAGGTGTTCCTGCTCGATCGGCTTGCGCAGGAAGCCGTCGGCGCCGGCCGCCAGCGCCTCCTGCTTTTCTTCCTCGAAGGCGGAAGCGGTCATGATCACCAGGCGCGGCTGCACCAGCGCCGGCTGCGCGCGCAGCCAGCGCGTCAGCGCCAGGCCGTCCATGTCCGGCATGCGCCAGTCGCTGAGCACGATGTCATAGCGCTGCGCCGCCAGCATGGCTTGCGCCTGCACGCCGCCCGCCGCTTCCTGCAGCTGGAAGCCCAGCGGCGCCAGCAAGCCGGCCAGCAGCTTGCGGCAGTTGTCGTCATCGTCGACCAGCAGTACCGTGCGCCCGCGCTGGCCCGGCGGCAGGCGCGCCACGCGGCCCGGCGCCAGCGGCGCGGCGGCTGGGCATTGCACGCAGGGCGCGCGCAAGTCGAAGTGGAACACGGAGCCCGTCCCCAGGGTCGATTCGACGCGCAGCTCGCCGCCCATCAGACGCACGAATTCGCGCGAAATGGTCAGCCCCAGTCCCGTGCCGGCCTGCGCCACGGCGCTGTCGGCCTGCACGAACGGTTCAAAGATGCGTTCCAGGTCGTCTTGCGCGATGCCGCTGCCCGTATCGCGCACGGCGAACGCCAGCGCCACTTGCCCATCGCCGTCCGCCTGGCACGCCAGCGACAGGGTCACGCTGCCCTGCTCGATGAACTTGAGCGCGTTCGACAGCAAATTGAGCAGCACCTGGCGCAGCTTGGCGCCATCGAGGCGCACCAGCGGCGGCACGCCGGAACGTTCGAGGCGCAGCGCGATACCCTGGTCGCCGGAGCGCATGCGCACCATTTCGAGCACCTCGTCGAGCAAGCCATTCAAGTCGACGGGACCCGCCTGCAGCTGCATGCGGCCCGCCTCGATTTTCGACAATTCCAGGATATCGTTGATCAAGGTCAGCAAATGGTGGCCGGCGCGGTTGATGATGGCCAGGTTATGCTTTTCTTCCTCGAACATGCTGCTCGAATCGGCCATCATCTGCGAAAAGCCGATCACGGAATTCAAGGGCGTGCGCAATTCGTGGCTCATGTTGGCGAGAAAAACGCTTTTCGCGCGGTTCGCCGATTCGGCCTCGGTGACGGCCACCGACAGGGCCGCCGTGCGCTGCTGCACCAGTTCTTCCAGGTGGTCGCGGTAGCCGAGCAGCTCCTGCTCGCTGTGCTTGCGCTCGGAAATGTCGACGATGCCGCTGCGCACCAGGCGCCGCCCTTCCATCGGCAAGCGCACCAGCCGCACTTCGCAGGGGAAGATGCTGCCGTCGGCGCGCCGCACATTGCGTTCAACGAGGATCGGTTCACCGAGCATGACGCGGCGCAGGTGCTCTTCCATCATCAGTCCCAGCGGCAGGCCATCGGGCTGTTCGCCCGTGTACAGGTCGAACGGCCCACGCGCCAGCAACGCTTCGCGCGACATGCCCAGCATGCGCTGCGCGCTGCTGTTGGCATCGATAAAGCGGTCCAGGTCCAGGTCATACACGACGATGGCTTCCGGCGCATGTTCGACGAGAATGCGGAAGCGCTGCTCGCTTTCGCGCGCGTCGCTCTCGGCGCGGCGCAGGCGGCGGCGCTGCAGCAGCAGGGCGCTCAGCATGCACGCCATGGCGAGAAACACGGCGCCAACCGACAGCACGGCGACGCGGTGTTCGTGCCACAGCTGCGGCGGGCGGTTGAAGAACAGGGTGTGCGGCGGCAGCCGGCTGAAGTCCGCATCCCAGCGCTGCAGCTGTTCCCAATCATACATGGGCACCGGCCGGATGGGCGGCAGCAAGGCGCCCGGCGCGGCAGGCGCCTTGCCGGCCAGCACGGCCAGCGACATCTGCGCCACCTGCTGCGCGGCGCCTTCGATGTGCAGGATGGAGCCGCCGATGATGCCTTTTCCCACGTTCGTGTTGTACATGCCGAAGGCGGGCACATTCGCCAGCCGCGCCAGTTCGCCGGCGAACTGCACCGGCGTGGCGATGGCGCCGTCCACGTCGCGGTTGACGTTACCGGCCACCAGCAGCGTATCGGCGGGTAGCTGCGCCACGGCCACGCGCATCTGCGCCAGGGTCAGGTCATCGAGATAGCGCATGGCCACCTTGCCCTGCCACGCCTGCGCCGCCTGCTGCATGCCGCGCTTCAAGGCCTGGTCGGCCTCGCTGGCGCCGACGGCCATGACGATGGTTTTCGTTTCCGGGAACAGCGCCATCGCTTGCGCCATGGTGCCGGGAAAATCGACATTCGCCTTTTGCTGCCAGATGGCCAGCGGGCTGCCGGCCGGCAAGGCCTTGCCCGAGGTGTTAATCGCCAGCACGGGCACGCCGCGCGCCAGCGGCGCCAGGTCGGACAGCAAAAAATCGAGCGCCGGCTGCTGCATGGCGATGATCAGGTCGGCCTTGCGCCCCATCATCTGTGTGTATCTTAAAAGCAACAAATCCCGCATCTCGTTGCGCAGCGCCGGGTCGCCCTGGGTATTGAGGTTCAGGTGCTCGACCATGATGTCTTCGCTGGCCAGGCCTGCGGCGGCCATGGCGGCCACATAGGTGCGCGTGTACGATTCCACGCCGGCGCGGCCGTAATCGTAAGCGTTGAGAAACAGCACGCGTTGCCCCTGGTGCGGCGCCGCAGCGATCGTGGCCGTGGCCGGCGTCGCAGCCGGCACGGCGGCAGGGGCCGCGGCAACACACAACGCCAGCAGCAATGCGCGGCCACAGCGGCGCACCGCTGCCCTGTCCATCCCGCCGCCAGGCACATCACGCATCATTCGCCATGCCCATGCTCACTCTCGCTGTCACCATGTTTCAACCAGGCGCCGACTGCTCAGCCACCGACACTTACAAAAACATGATAACGTCAACTGCAGGGGCAAGTCTATTGCTTAGGGCAATCTTTTGACAAGAAACCCGCTCGCAACACCCACCATCATTGCGCGGCGGCGCCACTGATACCGAACAGTTCCAGCTTCAGCCCTTTTATCCCGGATGGCACATAAATCGCAATCGCCTGGGCCTTGATCATGCTGTCATAAATACTGCCTTTGTTGTCGATCGAAAAGTAATACGTATTGGGCCGCACCGGCACTTCTGAAGGAACCTGGGCCATATGGCGCAACTCGGCCCCCGGAAGTGCCCGGCCAAGCAATAGTTCGATATTGTCCGGAGAGGATATTTTGAACTGCAACGGCACCGTGGCAACCAGTTCCAGCGCCGGCATATCGGCGTTGACAGCAAGACAGAGTTCGGTCTGGCGGTCAATCCGCTTGGCATCGAGCAAGCCGTGATAGTGGGTGTTCTGTTGCGTGTCGTTGGACAGTGCAATCGGGAAGTAACGCGACAGCAGCACCGTATCGATCAGGTCGCGAATGATGCCATCGAGCTTGCCGAAACCGGGAGCCGCGTCGTCGTGACAATACGCCGGCAAGTCGTTCAGTGTGTATTTTTTCGAAAACGTCATCAAGCCACCGGCCAGCGCCATCAATTTTTCAAACAGATACACGGGATGGTGGCGCCGGTAACTGGCGCAATGACTGAGCGTGGCGCTGGCCGTGCTCAAGGTGTTGAGCATCCAGAACGAGGAGACATCCCCGCCATGAAATTCCACCGTATTGTTACCGGGCTGACGGTGGCGGCTGTACAGCGCCTCGATTTTCGCGCCCATGCGGTCGATCAGCGACTCGAGCATTTTCTGCAGCGAAGGCTCGGCGCTGACGCTCAGGCCTGGCGCAATGAAGGAGGCATCGATTTCAAAGCCGCCATTGCCGGCGCGGTACAAACGGATCACCGGAATGGCAAGATAGTCATCCAGGGGATCCAGTTGCGACAGCAGATACACGCGTTTCTTCAGGTAAGCCACGTCGATGCTGACTGCCTCGCTGTACAGATCCGGGGTTTCGATATCCGCCTGGACATAGCGCGCGCCAGCAGCGCTCACATTGCCGCCGTGTGCCTGCAGCGTGGGCAGCGCGGCATAAAACGTAAAACTATGTTCGCTGGAAGGCAGCTTGGACAGGTCAACCGCACCGGGCAAGACATCGCCAAGCGGCGCGTCAAACAGTTCGCCATCCTGAAAGACGAGCGACATGGCGTCCGCCCGCAGGCTATTGTTGGCCAGTGCATCCGCATTCCAGCTGACGCCATGCACGCCCCATAAATGTGGATTGATGAGTGAGGCCAGACGTTGCAGGCGCGCTTCATGGTAGCGGTCCAGCTGCTGGAATTGCTGGGGGCCGATGGCCAGCCCCTCGGACCACAGTAATTTGGATGGCAATGTCATGGCGTTCTCCATATTGACCGTTGGAATCATGCTGCCTTGCCAGTCTGATGTTGCCAGCTTGAAAGTCCTTGATGTTGCGCAGCAACCCTGCTCAATTATTGCGCAAACGCAATTTACCTTGGAGCAAACGCTCGGATACTGGCCATTCCGCGTGAAGACACAGGAAAGATCGAGATGGAGGACTTGCTGCCGTATTTCGAACGCGAGCTGGTGATGCTGCGGCGACATTGCCGTGAGTTTGCCGAACGCTATCCGAGAATCGCCGGCAAATTGCACATGTCCGGCGAGTCTTGCGAAGATCCGCACGTCGAACACTTGATCGAATCGGTGGCCATGCTGGCGGCACGCATCTCGAAACGGCTCGATGACGACTATCCGCAATTTACCGAAGCCTTGTTCGAAGCCCTGTTTCCGCATTATCTGCGTCCCTTTCCATCGTGCACCATCGTGCACCAGTGCGCCCCGGCCGCTGGAACGGGTGTAGCGCACCTGCCGGCCGGCAGCGAAATGGACGCCACGCCTGTGCGCGGCGTGCGCTGCCGCTTCAAGACGGTCTACGCCATGACGACAGGCGCATCGGTACTGGAAAGCACGGTTTTCGATGCGATGATCAAGCCGCCGCCAGGCGTGCGCCTGCCCGCATCAGCCAGTTCCTCGCTGAACATCGGCATCCGGCATCTCGACGCGGCGCCCGCGTCACTGCGCGTTTTCATCGATGGCGAAGCTTCTTTTTCCGCCGCCTTGCGCGATGCCTTGTTCCTGCATGCAGTCTGCGCTTTTGTGTCCATCGACGCGGTGCAATGGATGACCTTGCCCGCCGTGCCGTTGACGCCCGTCGGCTTCGCCGACACGGATGCCTTGATACCGTTCGGTGCCCGCTCGCAGCCGGCCTACCGCATCCTGAGCGAATATTTTGCGTATCCGGAAAAATTCAATTTCTTCGACATCGATATCGCGGCGCTGGGTGCGGCCCTGCCGCCTGGTTGCCAGCGCTTTACCCTGCATCTGTGCATGGCCGGTTTGCGGCCCGATTGCGCTGCGGCGCGCATGCTGTCGAGCATTTCCAGCGACAACTTGAGGCTGGGCTGCAGTCCTGCCGTCAATCTCTTCCGCCAGGAAGGCGTGCCGATCGCCGTCACCCAGCAGAAAACCGACTACTCCGTGCTGGCCCATGCGACCCATGCCCATGGCTACGAAGTCGTCACTGTCGATGCGGTGCGTTTGCTGCGCCAACGTGGAGGCGAAAGCACGCTGACCGAATTTCGCCCACTGTACAGCCTGCGCCATGGCGAAGGGACGGCGCAACAAGGACACTACTGGGTCGTGCGCCACGACATGGCTTTGGCCATCAACAGTCCTGGCCACGAAAAGAAAATCACGCTGGTCGACAGCGACTTCAATCCCTTGATCAACGAAAAAGCCAGCTTGTCGCTGTCGCTGACGTGCAGCAACCGTGACCTTCCGCTGTCGCTCAAATACGGCCAGCCGCAAGGAGACTTGCAACCGTGCGGCGGCGGACCCGCACTGCACATGCTGCGACGCCCCAGCCAGCCGCGACGCTTTTCACAGGGCGCGGGCCTGCACTGGCGCCTGATTTCGCACCTGACGCTGAATCATCACGCGCTGGTCCAGGATGGCCTGCCGGCGCTGCGCGAAATGCTGACACTGTATGACCAGTCTCAATCGGCAAGCTCGCAACGCCAGATCGGCGGCATCGTCGCGCTGGCGCACTCGCCGACCACGACATGGCTGCGGCACAAGCGCGGCACCTCGCTGGCGCATGGCGTGGAGGTGCGCATCACGCTGGACGAAGAGGCGTTCGTCGGCACCAGCATGCACCTGTTTGTGCAGGTGATCGATCACTTCCTTGGGCTGTATGTGCAAATCAACAGTTTCATCGAACTGGTGGTGCTGTCAGGGCAAAGCGGAGAGGAGCTGATCCGATGCAAACCAAGAAGCGGCCTGCAGAATCTGGTGTAATGCACCACTTGCTGACCGAGCCCTACCGCTACCAGTTCGTGCAGGCGGTGCGCATTCTGCTGTGCTGGCTACGTCGGCAAAACGTATCCCATGCGCAAGCCTTCGGCCAGGTGTTGCGCTTCAAGAACAGCTTGTCGCTGAGTTTTCCCGCCAGTGAAATCGAACAGCTCTCGCTCGACGAGAATGAACAGCTGGCCCTGATACCGACGTTCATGCGTTTTCTGGGCGTCGGCGGCACCTTGCCCTTGCACCACTCGGACCGCATCGCCGCCTACCGCTTGTCGAGCAAAGACGCTGGCGTCTCGGCCTTTCTCGATATCTTTTCGCACCGCATGCTCACGCTGTATTACCAGGCGTGGGAAAAGTATCGACTGGAATCCACGCTGCAGACCCAGGCCACGGATGTACAACTGCCTTTGCTGACGGCGCTGGCCGGCGTGCGGCGCGCTGCGCTGCCGCCGGGCGGCGAAGCTGATGCCGTGACGCAGGACGTCGCGGCCTGGTACGCGGGGCTGCTGCGCTGCCGCCCCGTCTCCGCGCAGGCGATTGGCCCTGTGCTGGCCGAATACTGCGGCGTCCCCGTCACCGTGCAGCAATTTGTCGGTGGCTGGGACTATCTGGAAAAAAACCGCCGCAGCCTGCTCGGCAGCGTCAACTTTACCCTGGCGCGCGGCGCAACGCTTGGCCTGCGGCTGTGGCGCCAGGACATGCGCGTCTGCCTGCATATCGGCCCGCTCGATCCCGCTGGCCTGCAACGCTTCCTGCCGCGCAGCGCAGGCGCGGCGGCGCTGGCAAAGATGCTGGCGCTGTTTGGCGTACCGGACTTGCAATATGAAGTGCGGCTGATACTGAGTCCGCCATGTATTACCCCCCTGCTCCTGAGCGCCAACCCGTCAGAAAGACGGCGCCTGGGCTGGACGACGTTCTTGCAGACAGCACAAAACAAGGTCCGCGGCGCGGAAGTGCGTTATCTGCTGCAGCTGGCTTGAGCAGTTCATCCCTGGAAAGCGAGGCAAGCATGAAACATGCGGGACGCGGCGTCATCCGGCTTGGAGACGCAACCGATCACGGCGGCAAGGTCACCAGCGCGTCGTCTGGCAGCACCGTGATGGGAAAGACGGCGGCGCTGGCCGATGACACCACGTTCTGCCCCAAGTGCAAGGGCAGCTTTGCCATCACCCCGGATGGCGCCGGCGCAAAGCACATGGGCAAGCCCTACGCCTATGACGGCGATGCCACCGCCTGTGGCGCTCATCTGATCACATCGCTTTAACGGAGGCAAGCCATGCATGCAAGCATCCAGGCGGCACTGTCGGCTTTCGACCTCGCCGCGCAAGAACGGCGCCTGCTGAAAATCGACTTCCCCCATGCAGATGGGCCGGTCGGCGCCATCCTGCTGGTCAATTCGCTGAGCGGCACGGAAGAGGTGTCGCGCGACTTCCGTTTCGAGGCCGAACTGCTGTCCGATGATGCGCACATCGCGCTCAAGGCCATGCTGGGCCGCATGGCGACCATTTCCATGGTGCGCGACGATGGCACGCTGCGCTACTTTAACGGCTATGTGGGCGAGTTTTGCCTGCTGCGCGCCGACGGCGGCTTTGCGTGGTACCGCATGGTGCTGCAACCATGGCTGGCCTTCGCCCGGCTGCGCCAGGACAATGTGTCCTTTCATGGCCAAAGCGTGATGCAGCTGACCGAAACGACCTTTGCCCACTACGAACAGCGCGACTGGAAAACCAGCATCCACGGCGACGACCCGCAAATCACCTGCGCCAATCAGCACAATGAAACCGACTACAACCACCTGCACCGGCGCTGGGAGGCGCTGGGCTGGCATTACTGGTACGAGCACCGCGCCGATGGCCATACGCTTTGGCTCGCGGACAACAGCACCCTGGCGGACATGATCGCCACGGTGTCGGGCGACGGCGCCATGCGTTTTCACTCCGAATCGGGCTCCATGGAAGACGATGGTTTGCAACAGTGGCAAGCCGTGCGCCGGATCGGCTCCGGGCAAATGACACTGGCCAGTTTCGACTATAAAAATCCCCAGCCACGCCTTGCCAGCGGCTACTCCCTGAATCGCCAGGGTGATGTATTTGCCCACGAACTGTACGAAAACACGGGCGCCTATGGTTATAAGGATGTCGATGCCGGGGAAGCTCTGGCCCAACGCCGCGTGGAGGAAAGCGACCATTTGCGCCAGTATTTCGAGGCGGCCGGCAATCACCGTGGCGCGCAGCCAGGCCTTTGTTTCCGGCTCGATGGCCATTTCAGCGCCGAGGAAAAACGCTATCAGCCGGGCCAGGAGCGCCCGGACAGCATCGCGGAACGCGAATACCTGATTTTGTCAGCCGAGCATAGCGCCAGCAATAATTATCAGATTGGCCCCAGCGCGCCCTCGCACTATGCGAACAAACTGGTGTGCGTACGCCGGGACATCCGCTGGCGCCCGGGCCGTGGCTACAACAGCACGCCGTGCGTGGTTGCGGGTGTGCAGACGGCGCTGGTGGTCGGGCCGGCCGGGGAGGAAATCCATACCGATGCACTGGGGCGCATCCGCCTGCAATTTCACTGGGACCGCCTGGGTACATTCGATGAGCGCAGCTCGCCATGGATACGAGTCATGATGCCGATGGCGGGTCCGCAAATGGGACAGATCGCCTTGCCGCGCGTGGGCCAGGAAGTCGTCGTGCAATTCCAGGACGGCAATATCGACCATCCCATCGTCATCGGCGTCGTCTACAACAGCGCCAATCCGCCGCCGTGGCAGCTGCCGCAGCAACGTGCCTTGTCCGGCTTGCGCAGCCGCGAACTGGGCGCCCGCAGCGCCAACCACCTTGTACTCGACGATACCAAGGGCGCGATCCAGGCGCAGCTGCGCAGCGAGCACCAGGATAGCCGTCTGTCATTGGGCAACATCACCCGCATCGACGACAACGCCGGCCGCAAGGAAGCGCGCGGCGTGGGCTTTGAATTGGCCAGCAACGCCTGGGGCGCCTTGCGCGCAGCCAAAGGCATGCTGATCACCACAGAAACATCAACAGGAACGGGATCAGTCAAACAGCTCGACGAAACACAGGCCCGCCTGGCGCAGGCACGCCAGCTGCAGCAAGGCCTGGCCGGCATGGCCGTCGACGCGGGTGCGCAAGACAGCGCAGCACAACAGGGCGCCGTCGCCGAGTCCATCCAGCGGCAAAACGCCGCGATCAAGGGCGCCGGCGGCGATTTTCCCGAGCTGTCCGAAGCGCATTTGCTGCTGGCCAGCCCGGCCGGCATCGAGCTGAGCACGGCCCAGTCCATGCACCTGGCCGCCAGCGAGCATGTGGCGCTCAGCAGCAGCAAGCATATTTCACTCGCCAGCGGCGACAGCATGTTTGCCAGCATCGCCAGGAGCTTCAGCCTGTTCGTGCACAAGGCCGGCATGAAACTGATCGCGGCCAGCGGCAAGGTGTCCATCCAGGCCCACAGCGACGAGGTGGAAATCCTCGCCCAGAAAGTCTTGTCGCTGATCAGCGAAGCGGACTGGGTCAACATCAAGGGCAAGAAAGGCGTACGCCTGCACGGCGCCAACCACATGCTGGAAATCAGCGACAAGGTGCAATTCTTCACCTCGTCCCCTGTGCTCTTCAACGGCAACCTGGAAACCCTGGCGCCGAAGAGCGTGTCGCAGGAATTTAATGAACGGCCACACAGCAGTTTTGATCAGGAAGTCTTGCTGGTGAATGCCGACGATACGCCAGCCGTTGGAATTGCGTTTGAAATACTGCGCGATGACGGCAACATGGCCGGCAAAAGCGCGGAAGACGGTTCCACGCAATTACAAAAATCCACCGGCATGGATAGTTACATCATTCGCTATAAGGGAGAACTGCCATGAGCAAATGTGATGACTTGAATAACCGCGGCAATCATCCTGAGAAGTTTGGTCAAGGCGTAGGAGGCTGGGCAGAACTCGCTGTTTCGATGACGGAAACAAAAGATACCGCCCGACATGACGTCACCCTACCGCCAGGAAAGGTAATTCCTGTCATTTTCCTGCCAGGCGTGATGGGTAGCAATCTAAGGATGAGCAAGGTTCGCCAGGAAGAATTGGGCCGTCCAGACAATCGGGCCTGGCGGCCAGACGATATGATGGGTGCGGGAGGCAAGGCCGCTGTCCTCACAAACAATGGCTTGGGTGGCTGGTTCAAAGATGCGTCGCCACGGCAGCGTCAATTGGTGTTTGATCCCAATGAAACCGAAGTGGAATACTACCATTACACCGAAAGCAACAGTCGTTTTGATCCAGATGGTGCGGAAACCAAGGCTGCAGATGCGCGGCATCAAAATGTGCCAGACAGTTTTACACCTATTCCTCCTTTAATGGGAACCAACAGGATCGCGACAACAACACGTCCGAATCAAGGTAAAGCCTGCTCGTATCAAAGTCCAGCACAAATAGCCCGTTGGAGAGGATGGAGTGAAGTGTTATTTGCTGGTGCGTACGGAACAATGTTGCGGGCAGCCGAATTGCATCTCAATAATATGATTTTCGACGGTAAGCCACATCCTCTCTGGCGTCAAACAAGTGGCCTTGGCGCACTGCTTTTGCAAGATCCAACAAATTTTGGCGCGTCATCTGGCAAAGCCATTAATGTCAACGACTTGAAGAAAATTTCGCCCTGTTGGTATCCAGTGCACGCGATGGGCTACAACTTTATAAAGAGCAATGGTGAATCTGCCATCATCATTGCAAAGAGACTACGCGGCCTGGTCAAAGGCTACCAGGAACGCGGATTCAAATGTAACGAAGTCATCATCGTCACGCATAGCATGGGGGGCTTGCTGGCCCGTGCATTGATACACCCCAGCTATGGGAAGATGCTTGATGATAAAGATGTGAAAATTCTGGGAATTTATCACAACGTGATGCCAACCATTGGTGCCGCAGGGGCATATAAACGCATGCGTTTTGGCTTTCAGGAAAGAGAAGGTTCTATAGCAGAAATAGAAGCCAGCATTCTAGGCATCGACGGTGCGCACGCAACCGCCATTCTGGCAAACGCACCGGCGCCACTGGAAATGATGCCAGGCGCGGCATATGGCCAGGATTGGCTGAAAATTGTGGATGCACAGGATAAAATTCTATGGAGCTGGCCTCGCGATAAGGCCACTGCACTGGAGAGCATTTACCTTCAGCCACCCAATGCGTGGTGGAGGCTAATCAATCCAAACTGGGTAAATCCCGCAGACATCCCTCGTGAAAAAGGTGGCGGCATAGAAAAAACAATGAGGCGAATAAAAAACGCCGCAGAATTCTTCTCATCCATAGAGAAAACCTTCCATACAAATACTTACGCAAGCTATTGTTCATCCAGAAACTTTTTAAGTTACGGTGATGTGGTATTTAAATTAATTGAAGGTCTTCACAGTGGTTCAAATGACCCCTGGAATAAATTCGAGCCGTTACCTGAAAAATGGAAACTACTTGAAGATGATGCAAAGGGACAACTCTTGGTCCAGGCCGGAGGTAAATTCTTAAAGTTAAAGCTACAGCCAGCCAGTGCACGTGGTGATGGAACGGTGCCGTCAGACCGTTCTGCCCGGCACATCGCAGGCACACTTTTCGTACATGGCATGGCGGAAGCGAATGGTTATGACCACCAGAACAGCTATGCCGATACAAATGTAATGGCATCCATGCTGTATTCCATCGTACAAATTGCCAAGACGGCAAAATGGGATTAATCCATGAATAATAAGATAAAAAAAACAATTTTTCTCACGATCACAGTTATTGCGATGGGATTTCTATCCGTCTACGCGAAAAAAAATTCAGCCAAGGAGATCATAATGCCTGAAAATTTCAAACTCAGC is a window of Janthinobacterium rivuli DNA encoding:
- a CDS encoding PAAR domain-containing protein, which gives rise to MSSSSLESEASMKHAGRGVIRLGDATDHGGKVTSASSGSTVMGKTAALADDTTFCPKCKGSFAITPDGAGAKHMGKPYAYDGDATACGAHLITSL
- a CDS encoding type VI secretion system Vgr family protein, with translation MHASIQAALSAFDLAAQERRLLKIDFPHADGPVGAILLVNSLSGTEEVSRDFRFEAELLSDDAHIALKAMLGRMATISMVRDDGTLRYFNGYVGEFCLLRADGGFAWYRMVLQPWLAFARLRQDNVSFHGQSVMQLTETTFAHYEQRDWKTSIHGDDPQITCANQHNETDYNHLHRRWEALGWHYWYEHRADGHTLWLADNSTLADMIATVSGDGAMRFHSESGSMEDDGLQQWQAVRRIGSGQMTLASFDYKNPQPRLASGYSLNRQGDVFAHELYENTGAYGYKDVDAGEALAQRRVEESDHLRQYFEAAGNHRGAQPGLCFRLDGHFSAEEKRYQPGQERPDSIAEREYLILSAEHSASNNYQIGPSAPSHYANKLVCVRRDIRWRPGRGYNSTPCVVAGVQTALVVGPAGEEIHTDALGRIRLQFHWDRLGTFDERSSPWIRVMMPMAGPQMGQIALPRVGQEVVVQFQDGNIDHPIVIGVVYNSANPPPWQLPQQRALSGLRSRELGARSANHLVLDDTKGAIQAQLRSEHQDSRLSLGNITRIDDNAGRKEARGVGFELASNAWGALRAAKGMLITTETSTGTGSVKQLDETQARLAQARQLQQGLAGMAVDAGAQDSAAQQGAVAESIQRQNAAIKGAGGDFPELSEAHLLLASPAGIELSTAQSMHLAASEHVALSSSKHISLASGDSMFASIARSFSLFVHKAGMKLIAASGKVSIQAHSDEVEILAQKVLSLISEADWVNIKGKKGVRLHGANHMLEISDKVQFFTSSPVLFNGNLETLAPKSVSQEFNERPHSSFDQEVLLVNADDTPAVGIAFEILRDDGNMAGKSAEDGSTQLQKSTGMDSYIIRYKGELP
- a CDS encoding esterase/lipase family protein; translation: MSKCDDLNNRGNHPEKFGQGVGGWAELAVSMTETKDTARHDVTLPPGKVIPVIFLPGVMGSNLRMSKVRQEELGRPDNRAWRPDDMMGAGGKAAVLTNNGLGGWFKDASPRQRQLVFDPNETEVEYYHYTESNSRFDPDGAETKAADARHQNVPDSFTPIPPLMGTNRIATTTRPNQGKACSYQSPAQIARWRGWSEVLFAGAYGTMLRAAELHLNNMIFDGKPHPLWRQTSGLGALLLQDPTNFGASSGKAINVNDLKKISPCWYPVHAMGYNFIKSNGESAIIIAKRLRGLVKGYQERGFKCNEVIIVTHSMGGLLARALIHPSYGKMLDDKDVKILGIYHNVMPTIGAAGAYKRMRFGFQEREGSIAEIEASILGIDGAHATAILANAPAPLEMMPGAAYGQDWLKIVDAQDKILWSWPRDKATALESIYLQPPNAWWRLINPNWVNPADIPREKGGGIEKTMRRIKNAAEFFSSIEKTFHTNTYASYCSSRNFLSYGDVVFKLIEGLHSGSNDPWNKFEPLPEKWKLLEDDAKGQLLVQAGGKFLKLKLQPASARGDGTVPSDRSARHIAGTLFVHGMAEANGYDHQNSYADTNVMASMLYSIVQIAKTAKWD